A stretch of the Anaeromyxobacter sp. genome encodes the following:
- a CDS encoding response regulator — protein sequence MVTAARLQRLRRLLRAWLAPLAGAALFGLVALLLLSNHRSAQTLRENLLRQHAQEDQLHAVALGHFLSSAVEAVTTVAGSNQVAAYFAGRDLGMTMEYGLALSLVPIHEQLQRQAARAPPNEPPPFRRLVLLDEAGRLLADSGSASPGSQPWAGPLDPAGVEGRVLIDPGASQLVVVQAHWWKGRCVGHLVGWLRQDSVAVALTGGEHAALDRVGFQLLDEGGRAYRPERPLGVALGPPAGLEGLPLDGRPVEVAGGALLAVRVAVPGHPLSVVLVRRASDLLGGLSSGASALGLSLAAGAILLVVGLALYLNTASLVLRARLEESLRRGQEVADKHAALEREVAERRRLEAAHARLAMAAEQADEAMAVTDVHGVFEYVNPAFIRAAGCTAGAVLGRPASELLGEPGRPALAEITRAMRAGQAWKGEVSWAPGGGEPREVEMVVSPVRDAAGALVSYVVVARDVTEQRQLLDRLRHAQRLEAVGTLAGGVAHDFNNLLTAIKGYAGAALDLVAERDPVREDLQEIQRAASRGAELVRQLLAFGRKQVLRPQRLDLDQAVAGVDKLLRRLAGERAELVVVPGAAPWLVEVDPGQLEQVLVNLVVNARDAMPAGGTITISTAAVALGEAEARRFVEGAPGEFVRLSVADTGEGMDEPTRARVFEPFFTTKERGRGTGLGLSTVFGIVRQSRGFLGVSSAPGAGTRFDVFLPRDTAAAAAAPAGHDPEAPPARTRSGRSEEVLLVAEDEPQVRALLQRQLAAEGYTVLVAADGREAVALLERHAGRVDLLLTDMVMPNLGGPELARHFRERHPASPVIFMSGYAEPAADGVGPRGADGVFVQKPFAVAELAATVRRLLDAGRGA from the coding sequence CCAGGTGGCGGCCTACTTCGCCGGGCGCGACCTGGGCATGACCATGGAGTACGGCCTGGCGCTCAGCCTGGTCCCCATCCACGAGCAGCTGCAGCGGCAGGCGGCGCGGGCGCCGCCCAACGAGCCGCCTCCGTTCCGGCGCCTGGTGCTGCTCGACGAGGCCGGCCGCCTGCTGGCCGACTCGGGCAGCGCCTCGCCCGGCTCGCAGCCCTGGGCCGGTCCGCTCGATCCGGCCGGCGTCGAGGGCCGGGTGCTGATCGACCCCGGCGCGAGCCAGCTGGTGGTGGTGCAGGCCCACTGGTGGAAGGGTCGCTGCGTCGGCCACCTGGTCGGCTGGCTGCGCCAGGACAGCGTCGCGGTGGCCCTCACGGGCGGGGAGCACGCGGCGCTGGATCGGGTCGGGTTCCAGCTGCTGGACGAGGGCGGCCGCGCCTACCGGCCCGAGCGCCCGCTGGGCGTGGCGCTCGGGCCGCCGGCCGGCCTGGAGGGGCTGCCGCTCGACGGCCGCCCGGTCGAGGTGGCGGGCGGCGCGCTCCTGGCCGTGCGGGTGGCGGTGCCCGGCCACCCGCTCTCGGTGGTGCTGGTGCGGCGCGCCAGCGACCTGCTGGGCGGCCTCAGCTCCGGCGCGTCGGCCCTGGGCCTGTCGCTGGCGGCCGGCGCCATCCTGCTGGTGGTGGGCCTGGCCCTGTACCTCAACACCGCCTCCCTGGTCCTCAGGGCGCGGCTGGAGGAGTCGCTGCGGCGCGGGCAGGAGGTGGCCGACAAGCACGCCGCCCTGGAGCGCGAGGTGGCCGAGCGGCGGCGCCTGGAGGCCGCCCACGCCCGGCTGGCCATGGCGGCCGAGCAGGCCGACGAGGCCATGGCGGTGACCGACGTCCACGGGGTCTTCGAGTACGTCAACCCGGCCTTCATCCGGGCGGCCGGGTGCACCGCCGGCGCCGTCCTGGGTCGGCCCGCCAGCGAGCTCCTGGGCGAGCCGGGCCGCCCGGCCCTGGCCGAGATCACCCGGGCCATGCGGGCCGGCCAGGCCTGGAAGGGCGAGGTGTCCTGGGCGCCGGGCGGGGGCGAGCCGCGAGAGGTGGAGATGGTGGTCTCCCCGGTGCGCGACGCCGCCGGCGCCCTGGTCAGCTACGTGGTGGTGGCGCGCGACGTGACCGAGCAGCGGCAGCTGCTCGACCGGCTGCGCCACGCCCAGCGGCTGGAGGCGGTGGGCACGCTGGCGGGCGGGGTGGCCCACGACTTCAACAACCTGCTCACCGCCATCAAGGGCTACGCCGGCGCCGCCCTCGACCTGGTGGCGGAGCGCGATCCGGTCCGCGAGGACCTGCAGGAGATCCAGCGGGCCGCCTCCCGCGGGGCCGAGCTGGTCCGCCAGCTGCTGGCCTTCGGCCGAAAGCAGGTGCTGCGGCCGCAGCGGCTCGACCTCGACCAGGCGGTGGCCGGGGTGGACAAGCTGCTGCGCCGCCTGGCCGGCGAGAGGGCCGAGCTGGTGGTGGTCCCGGGCGCCGCCCCCTGGCTGGTGGAGGTCGACCCGGGACAGCTGGAGCAGGTGCTGGTCAACCTGGTGGTCAACGCCCGGGACGCCATGCCGGCCGGTGGCACCATCACCATCTCGACCGCCGCGGTGGCGCTGGGCGAGGCCGAGGCCCGGCGCTTCGTGGAGGGGGCGCCCGGCGAGTTCGTCCGGCTCTCGGTGGCCGACACCGGCGAGGGGATGGACGAGCCGACCCGGGCCCGGGTCTTCGAGCCGTTCTTCACCACCAAGGAGCGCGGCCGCGGCACCGGCCTGGGGCTCTCGACGGTCTTCGGCATCGTGCGGCAGAGCCGCGGCTTCCTGGGCGTCTCGAGCGCCCCGGGCGCCGGCACCCGCTTCGACGTGTTCCTGCCGCGTGACACCGCCGCCGCCGCCGCCGCGCCGGCCGGCCACGATCCCGAGGCGCCGCCGGCCCGCACCCGCTCCGGGCGCTCCGAGGAGGTGCTGCTGGTGGCCGAGGACGAGCCGCAGGTGCGGGCGCTGCTGCAGCGCCAGCTCGCGGCCGAGGGCTACACGGTGCTGGTGGCCGCCGACGGCCGCGAGGCGGTGGCGCTGCTGGAGCGCCACGCCGGGCGGGTCGACCTCCTGCTCACCGACATGGTCATGCCCAACCTGGGTGGGCCCGAGCTGGCCCGCCACTTCCGGGAGCGCCACCCGGCCTCGCCGGTGATCTTCATGTCCGGCTACGCCGAGCCGGCCGCCGACGGGGTCGGGCCGCGCGGCGCCGACGGCGTGTTCGTGCAGAAGCCGTTCGCGGTGGCCGAGCTGGCGGCCACGGTGCGCCGGCTGCTCGACGCGGGGCGCGGCGCCTGA